The Jaculus jaculus isolate mJacJac1 chromosome 1, mJacJac1.mat.Y.cur, whole genome shotgun sequence nucleotide sequence ggctgagggaggggagtctgaggtaggagaattctgagttccaggccacactatactattttttaaaaacaaattgtgCTGATCCCTGGCCTAACCTAAACCTAACAGGCTTGTCCTTGTTCCAGGGATGTTACTAATAAGGATTTCCCATCCCACAGCGCTGGCGAGAACCTGGGGTTGGGGCCACAGATGCGGACTCGGATGAGTCTCCCAGCTCCTCAGATACATCGGACGAGGAGGAGGGCCCAGACCGGGTGCAATGCATGCCATCTTGAGGCTCCATACTTAGGAGGGGCGGGCTGGGGCTGCCAACCCGATCCTGCCTGGGCAACTCTTTCCTGTCCCAGGCCCTTGCATTCAGCAGAAACGCACTTTGGACTCTTcgtttaaataaaagaaagatatcCACAGAGGACAGACCAGAGGGGAATGAACCAACAGAGCCACTAGGAGTGAGAGTTGAGCCCTGTTAAGGGGCTCCACGGAAAGAAAAGTGCAAAGGACTCAGCAGAAATGGTGTCTCCATGGTGCTGAGGAAGTCTGTTTTGTTAACTGGTTTAGGATAGGAAATggggcttctttttctttaacctcccttgtttcttttggggggggtggggggaacaacTGGTGATTCAGTACCAAGGGGCCAGAGTGGAGGGTAGGAATGCCACTCTCTCTTtggtttaggtttttttgtttttagtatgacagttttattaggttttttttttttttttttttttttttggcccctgAACAACCCCATCCCtgtatcccccccttttttttctgaagtCCTTAGAGTCCTATCTGTCCTACACTCTTCACTTTCCTTTCCACCTCACTTATTCTCTGTACTTATCACAGTGTTTTGCACTTGGTTAGGTATTATTCACTCTTCATCTCATCACCTCCTAAATGGGGTCTGGTGATGGAggttggggagaggagggaggggcagaggtgGAAGAATAGGAACGATGttatctctttgttttatttttaattgtttggtGGCAGCCATTTCCCTGTCCCTATCTGTGTTAAGAGGCCTAATTTTATacctataaatatattaaaaagcaagTTAAACTTGGATGTATCAAGTTAAAATTATTGTCAAAGTTTAAATACCTATATATTCTCTATGAATACAATGCAATAAAGGGACTTAAAGGAAGAATGATCAAGAGTGATTATGTAGAAGGAACACGTGGGGTCAGCTTGTCATTTACCTGTGGCTTTCAGAGCTTAGGGCTTAACCTTAGGTTTCAGGAGGCTCTAGAATGGAAGGATCTGGTGTTCTCCCTTCTCTACCTTGCAATAGGGGTTTGGACAAACAAGAAATTCCTCTGTCATCTCTGCCTCAGAACTCCTACCTCCCATAAGTCTTGTGAGAGCTCCTAAAGACTGCTCTGCTCTTCTAACAAGAGGCTGGCCTGCCATTAAACGTGTGACTTCAGGAAGGGCGGTTCTGTACATAATCACCCTCTCACCTTTAGCTGTTTGATTCTTTAAGCCATTTAACTCCATACCAGCTCCCCTCCCAGTAGAAGAGTGAAGAAGAAATTTCCTGGGCTCAACCTTAAACCTTGGGATTGAGGGACAaatcagtaatttaaaaaatggttctgGTGGCTGGGCCTTGGACCTCCTGTATTACCACTAGACCCTTGAGtataaagtttgtattgaattCTTGCCCTGAACTGCTTttgctgcaatttttttttgtttttgtttttgtttttttttgcccaTAGTTTCCACAAGATCCAATCCGGAATTCTGTATCCTGGGAAAGGTGGAACTTACTAAACCAGGCTTAGGAAAGGGGGGAGAGGATGATATTACCAGATACTCTTTCCTTCTGCCCTCCTTTTCCTAGCAGCTCAGACCAGATGTTCGCTACTGCACTTTCTTCCCAAGGCAAGGAATGTGTGGTAACTGAGTGGTCTTGTGTCCTTATTGCTAGTAAGGTGATGAGGTGGGCTTAAAAAGATGGCACTCTGGAATGTGTTGTATTTTCTCAGTAAAGCTTTTCCCCCAACTGCTGCTCTTTGTGGTATGTGGTCCATTCATTTGTGATAgcctatttttgtttcttccaaTATAGATGCCTgaccctcccctttccctctgcCTATATTAAAAAGTCCAGGCTAGGATATCCTTATTTCTAGTGCGTGAGCTCCAGTTGCCAACTGGTATAAGTGGAACAGATCCAATTTAGGTCAGTAGCACTTCAGATTTGAGGTCCCACTAGGGATACTACTGGAGGTGTTTTCCACCCCATTCCATGTTATCGACAATAAAGGGTATAGGGATAAGCATTGCTATCCTTCCCTTACCAGTCAAAGGTTCCAAAATCTTAGTCACTCACAGAAATTCTAGAACCACTCAGGTACAGTACAGTCACCTTTATTCCAGGGTTAGAACAAGGCCGTGCGCGCTGCAGACAGAGGAGCACAGGATAGGGGCCACCTCACCGCAGCACAAAGGGTGGGAGGGCAGGTTAGTCGTTTTAGTTTTTTTTGCTTTAGAGAAACTGCTAAAAATTATCCTgcctcttccatttctttcataagGAAGGCtccatctctctcacacacatataacatCTCAGATGGAAGGACGATTCATGGTAACTTCCCTCTTCCCAATTTTACAAGTATCTGTCTTAAGGGAGAAGCCAATCAGGACTGGGGTGACTTGGGAAGGTCCCTTAAGGCAAAACCATGGAGTCTTCGAGGTGTGTGTGTTAAGGCAGGTGTCTGCAGCAGTGGCCAGAGGGAATGGACAGGTTGGGTAGGGCTAGGAGTTGAGGGTGTTCTCTAACCAGTCTGGCTTCTTCCCTCTTCTAACGaccagcccacccctccccctgaAGCTCTGTACCCACATCCTAAAAGCTCCTACTTTCAACTTTCTACAAAGTAGCTTCTGAGTTTACATgtaaatttgtttcttttaaagctttcttttctgtttagaCTGTGTAGTAATTTGACTGTGCCACACCCTTTACTGTGGCATTCCCCGCTCACCCCCCACTCTGGCCTAGACAATAAGTTAATGCTAGACAGCACAAAAAAAGGGCAGACATGGCAGTGCGggtttaatatacatatatgtagaatatatatgtacacacagttAGCACGGTCAAGGTAGGGAAGGGTAGGTCAGTCTTGGGACAGGAGGAGGCTAGGGTTACTCACTGTACTCTAGTGATCTGACTAGGAGGCAGCCACAAGCCCATGTTGAAAAAGATGACCAAGTCCCTTCCTGGATCGAATTGGGGTGGGAGTcagtgcaaaacaaacaaacaaaaaaaacttctttcTGGCTTGGGATGTTCTAAACCCGAGATAGGGAAGGCGGCCTGCGGTATCCACATTGGGATCCTATAGGTATGGTCAAGTTGCAGTTAAAACCTAAGGATCTCATTTCCCAACCTCCCTTGGTTCAACATCAGTATATGCAACAGTCTGTAGACAGGAATAAAAGAATGGAAAGGGACCCATCTCTGCCTGTAGTCCCATCTCAGGGTCAGTGGTGCATGTTCCCAGCATAGTCTGCAATGTGGAAGTGAGGGGCACTAAATGCTGGCTTCTCTATGGGCTTGATCTTTGGGATCAGGAAAGGATCTGGTCTTCTCATTAGATCCGTGACACACTCCTCCTAGGCCCATTAGAAGGGACCACTGACACTCTGACCTTCCAGCCTGAAGAATGGCAAGAAAGAAGATTCTAGCCAGTACAGCCTAAGAGTATAAACACTGAGCCCTGGCTTTTCTCTGCCCCTTCCAGTGGGGGTTGAGTGGCCTCTTTACCTTCCCCACTGCTTTTCCTTAAATCTAACCATCTCTCCCATACCTCATCTTCACCTTAGCTCCTCAAGGTAAGATTCTGCTTTCACACTTCAAATATATGggaggagagtggaggaaagaggaggaatgTGCCAATTTCTGTTCATGTAGAAAATagcccccaccttcccctaagaGTGGGGAAACTAAACCACCTTCATCCCCTGACTCCCATCccctcatgaggaagaggaactAGATGAGCTAGACATATAGACAGACAGCCAGAgcgtgcgcacacgcacacacacgcgcataGTAAGGGGGTTAGGACCAGGTTAGTACATGGGTATGGGGCAGGGAGATGTCCTTGCCCCTTCCCATAGAGGATGGGGAAGGGAGTGGTCCGATGAAGGTGcaaccttcttcctcttcctcccccttgcTCAGGCCTTCTTCGGTGGGGGAGCCAATTTGATGATCTCTTCCTCAGAGGGCTGCCGGATAATGTCTAGAGGCAAAGAGGGATGCATCCAGGGATGGAAGTTATGAGTATGGAGATGCCTAGCGAGCCCATTAAGCATCGATTTCCACTCCCAAATTCATATACTTCAAAGGGAAGGGGCAGTGGTATAACTATGCAAAAGGTGTTAGCGTCTTACCTTTGTACTTCTTGGCACTGGGGATACGGGTTAGCTTGGTGTCCAGCTCATCCTCCTCAGAGATCTTCAGCACTCGGGTTCTATAGTCAACCACCATAGTGAGTAGATCAGGACGGCGGGAGATCTCAAAGATGTGTTCAATGTAGGAAAGGTTGTCTGGAAGAACACAAGAGACTGAGTCAGTGCTAGACTGTAGAGGTCAATTTGCCTTTCTCCGTCAGACCAGTGTTCTGGAACCAAGCCTGAGTTGCTCTCATTGGCTATTAGAAGGAACAGCACTGAAAGAAAGGGGGCCACCAAGCCAGGAAAAGAAAGCTGAAGTAGCCACACAATAGTACAGAGGACTGACTCAGGAAGTAAAGCTGCTTGGTTAGGGTAGTAAAGTTGCTAGGTTTGGGAATGAAGACAGAGTTAGATTTCATGTTCCATACTAGAGGGAAAGAGCAATAGAAAAATTGTCTTCCAGATTACCCCACACCATCCTGTTCTCCTTCCCTGTATCAGGAGTAGATCCCAAACAGCTCACGTGGGATAGGATGGTGGGATCTCTGTAGGTTATCTAGTAGGTTATGGAATGTGGACACAATTAGAAGGATGATCTCCGTATCTTGACCAGTTCAAGAGATTACGTATGCCATCAGACCTTTTGGCTCCTGCCCTCCTGCTGTTGTAATTGTCTTAAGTATATAGAAGGCTTCCTTCGGCATTCCTCTGTGCTGTCTACACTATGGCCAGAGTGGTACATAGAAAGGTTACTCTCTCCACTTTCAAGGCTGTCACGCAGAGCCCACTACCACACAGTCTTGGCTTACCTTCTCAGCTACTAATGGCCAGACCTAGTATCTCAGTCAAGCTAAGCCATACTGCTTTTTGAAACTCAGCAGAAAGTATCCCAGCTCTGTGACTAGCAGGACTAGCAGGTCCTCTTTTGGATTCTACTTTAGAAATCCCATTTGCCTTTTGGGGTGGTTTTAAACACCAGTTATTCCCTAAGCTCCCCAGCTGCATCATATTGCTCTGATGTGCAATGTTTCCTTCCCAGTCCCCAAAAGCTGCAATCTTCAGAGAGATAAGAAAATGTTAAAGCTGTCAGTTTGTTTTACCACTTTTAACTTCTATTTTCATGCTCTATTATGTATATGGTAATAGGAGTattaatgtttttggttttttttactGACAAGGGGCACAATGAAAAATGTCTACAGACTACTGCCCTAGAGCCCTATGCACTCTCTTAGAGAATCTCTTACTGTGCCATACTGGTTTCCCTTCATGTGGGAGCTTTGTGCTCATCTCCTATTTGCTGAATGAgcagagcccctcccccacctttgtCCAGCTTAttgtggctctccaggaagctgAACCAGGCACTGCCTGTAGTGATCTCTTCACTCTTCTCACTGGGGATGTCCTCCTTGCAGGCTGACTTTAGCTGTTCCAGATCTTCAAGGGTGATGTTATTGGTTAGATCCTGGAGGAGAGTCCCGTACTCTGCCATGACTAGAGGTGAGAAATGACAAAGAAGACTAAGCTTAATATAGGGTCTGATTTCCCTATTGGACTACTCTCCATTCTGCCCTGCCAGAGTGGCATGTGCTAAGACATGAAAGTTTGGGGGGTGGTGAATAGGGcctaaggagaaaaggaagatctTAGATAGACGGGGAGAAACTCTAGCCAGGAGCCTAGAGTGACAAGtcacccccctccacacacacacacacacaggcgcgcgcgcgcgcgcacacacacacacacacacacacacacacactatctcttttttccctctctaaCAGTAACCCTGGCAACAGCTCCCCTGACTGAGGAGGCGGTTGCCATGGCAACCAGCTCCCGACTTTCTCACCAGCAGACTCCCAAGTCCCCCCAAATTGCCCCACCCACCcgcaacccctccccccaaaaaacaactcAAAAACATGACCAGAGAGAGGCTTGCTATAGCAGAAAGATGCTGAAAAGGAGCCAGAGGGGCTGGTTGAGGCTCATGTGTTTTACCTTCCAGAAGCAAAGGGGTCCCTCATTTCATCTTCCCACCACCCTACTAATGACTCATCTTGGATGGGTGCCTGGTTGCTTGCCGCTGGTCTCTCCATGCTTACTCTTGTATTAGGTCATTAGGGTTTGGGGTAGAGGGAAGCAATGGTTAGCCCCACCTTTGTggagcccattttctcccttgatGCTTTACTGGGCCCCCACTCAACCTTCTCTCCTAGCCTTTGTGCTGCGCCTGCAGCCCCCGTGACCGAGAATACCAAGCGGCTGGCTCTGGCCCCCTGCCCAGTTCCCAGGCTGGCTGGgcgatgggggaggggagtttaGATGCAGCTTTGGAAAAGTCTGGCAGGAAGGGGGGCTGCTACCCTTTATATTAATATCCAGCTCACACTTCTTTCAGCCTGGCCTCCCATAGGCTGGGGCAAGGCCAGATCTCACCTGGGCCTTCACTTCATTCCTCTTTCATGATACCTGCATGAGAAAGTAGAGCATTCAAGGCCTCCTTCCACTAGAATAGGAACTATGGCTAAAACAGGAAGCAAACTCAGACCTTAGAATGGACTTTCTGGATTTGATAAAAATATgagattgtgatggggaggtaatatgatggagaatggaatttcaaaggagaaagtgtgtgtgggggggaattaacatgggatgttttttataatcatggaaaatgctaataaaaattttaaaaaatgtgaaactCTAGTGGTTAGCCCAAAACACTGACTTAACAAAGTGGAGGCTCACAACTAAatccagcatttagaaggctgagAGAAGATgcttgtcatgagtttgaggccagcctggactatatagcaagacactgtctcaaaaaaaaaaaaagccgagtatggtggcacacttgaagggtaggaggatcactgagttcgaggccaccctgagactacatagtcaattccaggtcagcctggaatatagcaagaccttacctggaggaagaagggggaagctgggcttggtggcacacacctttaaaactAGCACTTaggggtcagaggtaggaggatcaatgtgatttcaaggccagcacaagactacacagtgaattccaggccagcctgggccaaagggagaccctgccttaaaaaaaaatctgaaatctgttttcttcagtgagtatattgcttttataattaaaaagtagccaggcatggtggtgcatggctttaatcctagcacttgggaggctgaggtaggagaatcactatgagtttgaggccacctgacactagtgaattccacgtcaacctgggctagagtgagaccttaccttgaaatctctctccctctttctcacacacgcacacatacatacacacaaagtaaAAGTATGAAAGCATggctggatgtgatggtgcacacttttaatctcagcacttgggaggcagaggtaggaggatcgtcatgagttcgaggccactctgagactatataatgaattccaagtaagcctggcctagagtgagaccctacctggggggaaaaaaggaaaaaaacgatttgaaaaaataaactacaCCATAAGCACTTAAGCCTAGACCAAAAGGTAGGCAAGAAGCTAGGTGACCTTGCACCtatctcagggctggggatgtgggggATTAAAGAGGGCAGGTAGACACCCCAATTTTCCTCAGTCATGGGCTCTTGTGGGGGAACTGAGGCAGAAAGGCAAAGGCCATTGCACAGTAAGAGGGGTGGACTCAGAAGATCCCATTCCCAGCCCCCTTGGACCAGAAATAAACAAGCCTCCTTTGGTGGCAGGCACTGCTACACAGACAATGAACCAGACAGCAGGGAAAGCACGACCCCACCGAGAGACAGCCAGCCAGAGGCCTGCTTCCACGCACAGGTGCAGCAGGCGGGGCCCAGCAGTCGTCCTGCCAGGCCGGGCCAGGAACAACGCTCTCTGACTGTCAGCACCAGGAACCGTCGCCGCCTAGAAATCTAGGTCACAGCATCGGGCTCTGGTGCCCAACCCTTCCTCCACTGATAATCCCAGGCAGAAAGGGAGGCATGGGGGAGGGCCCAGAGATAAAAGGAAGGGGAGACAAGAACCTGCCCCAAATAAAGAGGCACTGGGATCAAGCCCTCAACTAAAAAAGGGCAGGATTCGGGGTCATACTGCCTTGATTTCACAGGGAAGAAGAGTTTGTAAATAGAAGAGATGCTGTGGGAGGAAAGTGTGTGTAAAGGTGTGTATGAATCTCTTGGGAGGAGTTAAGTTTTAGGGCTCTGGATCTTAAACACAGATCTACAGGGGAGGTGGGTGGGATTGGATTAATGTGTGTAACACACCCACCCACAAAGGCTGGGGGCAGTAGATAGGAACCTTTCAAGAGTAAAACATACAAGAGGCCTGTAAGAGAAATTGGGGTAGGAACGTTCAAAGCGAGTggaaatgtgtgtgtacatgtcagtATCCTACGTGGGAAAGCTGACTGCTTTGTAGGTAGTTTTGTGGAGGAGGCAGTGGGTGTACTTGGATGTTCTGGTAATGGAATTATGTGCCAGCACTGATGTGTGGCTGTGGGAGCACTGGCTGTGAgcttatgtgggatgtgtgtGTTTCTAAAGCGGTTGAGAGAGTGTGTAAGCAGTATATAACCACAGGCTCACATCCAGAAGGGTGAGGAGAGCATACAGAGCATGGAGGATGAGAGCTGGCCTTGCAAAGGAGGGATcaagtttgtgtgtatgtgtgttagggGTTGAAACACACAGTCCACAAGGCTTCAGCCTCAACTCAGATGTTACCATAGCAACCTTGGTTTTCtgacacacacccccccccacccgtcATCAGAATAAAGACATCTGGATGGGAAGTGTGGAGCGTAgtaagaagggacagaaaggaaTGGGGGTCCTTGAGGAAGCAATGAATGGAGTCCAGGGCTCCCATATGCCCATGCCCCAGGTATGCTGCAGAGGCTAAGACAGGGTAGTTAGGAGGACATTTTTAGGATGTGGGGAGGTAGAGTCTGCTTTTGGTGGCTTTCAGGTTTCATTGATAAGTACTGTCCCTGGCTGGTTTGGCTATCCAACTTGGCTTCCGAGTCACTTTCCTTAATGAAAACATTGGAATGAAGGCCTACTGAGAAGTCTACCTTCCTAGCTCTGGAAAACCCTGATCTCTGGAGCAGTGCAGAAAACTGCCACAGCAACGCCAGGCAGCCTGGGCGGAGGCCATTCCAGGGACAGGATACGGGCAGGAACTGGGAACCGGGGCTGAGGCTGCCAGGAAGTCAGTTCCCTTCCCTCCCATCTCATTCAGTGCTTCCTcacaccttccttcctccctgcctctcctGGCTCTAGGCAAAGCCTTGACATCGGATGCTGGGAAGAGGGCAAGGAGCTGAGGGTCGTTACATACTGACCCATTTAGTTGGGCAGAtggcagcagggaggaagagacaagCCCTGAGGGTGTTTCATGAAGCCTAGCAAAATAGATGACCACCTGTGGAGGAGGTGACAGCAGCAGAA carries:
- the Pea15 gene encoding astrocytic phosphoprotein PEA-15 → MAEYGTLLQDLTNNITLEDLEQLKSACKEDIPSEKSEEITTGSAWFSFLESHNKLDKDNLSYIEHIFEISRRPDLLTMVVDYRTRVLKISEEDELDTKLTRIPSAKKYKDIIRQPSEEEIIKLAPPPKKA